The following proteins are encoded in a genomic region of Glycine soja cultivar W05 chromosome 17, ASM419377v2, whole genome shotgun sequence:
- the LOC114393521 gene encoding transcription factor MYB98-like, with the protein MSPSSVSVTPLMDNIETNLTENYASESKPMHLQENYLKPSMEDQLPFGTPSTQGFLQDSHHIDHLQFHVNGSSSSNPIFGVQTPNFDPFDHNCKLFAESNGSGHAHLMDNFQYVGYSLNLPRTNQLDLMVANQSYVPFNALETKPLNFVVPDEVSCISPPNYYKRVGLNKNLRESPSTRITFKARKKSNIVKGQWTSDEDRLLIQLVEQYGLRKWSHIAQALPGRIGKQCRERWHNHLRPDIKKDIWTEEEDKILIQAHAEIGNKWAEIAKKLPGRTENSIKNHWNATKRRQYSKRKCRSKYPRGSLLQEYIKSLNLDKNPPIDYRKKSDKNANAKTNNNGKAAAQPQCADQFCPNGQIVPRYDFNEVPDFSLDDNLFEEGCSIDSLLDDMQSASTVDHEKDFDGKIMQCAPTMDGKQSHHQVGIQCVHVVDEHHHDHETEMVAHTMGNEVKKEFDLVEMMSHMNGSHYSTHSPR; encoded by the exons ATGTCACCCTCATCAGTTTCTGTTACTCCTCTTATGGACAATATTGAAACAAACCTCACAGAAAACTATGCCTCAGAGTCAAAGCCAATGCATTTGCAAGAAAACTACTTGAAACCAAGCATGGAAGATCAGCTTCCTTTTGGAACTCCTTCCACGCAGGGTTTCTTGCAAGATTCTCATCACATTGATCATCTTCAGTTTCACGTGAATGGCTCCTCATCATCCAATCCAATTTTTGGGGTACAAACTCCAAATTTTGATCCCTTTGATCACAAT TGCAAGCTTTTTGCTGAGAGTAATGGTAGTGGACATGCTCATCTTATGGACAATTTCCAATATGTAGGTTACAGTTTGAACCTTCCTCGGACGAATCAACTGGATTTGATGGTTGCAAACCAAAGTTATGTGCCCTTTAATGCTCTTGAAACCAAGCCTTTGAATTTTGTTGTACCAGATGAAGTCTCATGCATTTCCCCACCAAATTATTATAAGAGAGTTGGTTTGAATAAAAACCTCAGGGAATCTCCAAGCACTAGGATAACATTCAAGGCTCGGAAGAAGTCCAACATAGTGAAGGGGCAATGGACATCAGATGAAGACAG ATTGTTGATTCAACTGGTCGAACAATATGGACTGAGGAAATGGTCACATATAGCTCAGGCGTTGCCTGGAAGAATAGGGAAACAATGCAGAGAACGATGGCATAACCATTTGAGGCCAGACATTAAG AAGGACATATGGACCGAAGAAGAGGATAAGATACTGATCCAAGCTCATGCAGAGATTGGAAACAAGTGGGCtgaaattgcaaaaaaattgcCTGGAAGGACTGAGAACTCAATCAAAAACCATTGGAACGCAACAAAGAGAAGACAATATTCCAAAAGAAAGTGTCGTTCAAAGTACCCTAGAGGCTCTCTTCTTCAGGAATACATCAAGAGCTTGAACTTGGACAAAAATCCACCAATAGACTATCGAAAAAAATCTGATAAAAATGCCAATGCCAAGACAAACAACAACGGCAAAGCAGCAGCTCAGCCCCAGTGTGCTGATCAATTTTGTCCCAATGGCCAGATTGTGCCAAGGTATGATTTTAACGAGGTCCCAGATTTTTCTTTGGATGATAACTTGTTTGAAGAGGGGTGCAGCATTGATTCTCTGCTAGATGATATGCAAAGTGCTTCTACTGTTGATCATGAGAAAGACTTTGATGGAAAAATAATGCAATGTGCTCCTACTATGGATGGAAAACAATCTCATCATCAGGTTGGCATACAGTGTGttcatgttgttgatgaacatcatcatgatcatgagACTGAGATGGTGGCACACACGATGGGGAATGAAGTTAAGAAGGAATTTGATTTGGTGGAAATGATGTCCCACATGAATGGAAGCCATTATAGTACACACTCACCACGTTGA
- the LOC114392019 gene encoding GDSL esterase/lipase At5g62930-like yields the protein MMRSKIVLFGDSITEQSIRENGWGVPLANAYSRRADVLVRGYGGYNTRWAMFLLGHLFPLDSTKPPTATTIFFGANDAALLGRTSERQHVPIEEFKENLRKFVRHLKDCSPTMVIVLITPPPLSEEGRLAYARSVYGENATKIPERTNEVTGQYANACVEVAKEMGVWYINLWSKMQETDGWQTKFLWDGLHLTTEGNAVVYEEVINVFNEAGLSADNMPMDFPHHSKIDSKHPERAFQQNVCDIPL from the exons ATGATGAGGTCAAAGATAGTGTTGTTTGGAGACTCCATCACGGAGCAATCGATCCGAGAGAATGGATGGGGTGTTCCTCTTGCCAATGCCTATTCTCGCAGG GCTGATGTACTTGTTCGTGGTTATGGTGGATACAACACTAGGTGGGCTATGTTCTTACTGGGCCATCTCTTCCCTCTG GACTCAACTAAACCACCTACTGCTACCACAATTTTCTTTGGCGCTAATGATGCAGCTTTGTTAGGAAGAACCAGTGAAAGGCAACATGTACCTATTGAAGAATTCAAAGAGAACCTCAGAAAATTTGTTCGACACTTAAAG GATTGCTCACCAACTATGGTAATTGTGCTTATTACTCCACCTCCACTTAGTGAGGAAGGACGCCTGGCATACGCAAG ATCCGTATATGGTGAGAATGCTACTAAAATAcctgaaagaacaaatgaagtAACTGGTCAATATGCAAATGCCTGTGTTGAGGTAGCAAAGGAAATGGGCGTGTGGTATATCAATCTATGGTCCAAAATGCAAGAAACCGATGGCTGGCAAACAAAATTTTTGTG GGATGGATTGCACCTGACAACAGAAGGAAATGCAGTAGTCTACGAAGAAGTGATAAATGTGTTCAATGAAGCAGGGCTTTCTGCTGATAACATGCCAATGGATTTCCCTCACCACTCAAAAATTGATTCCAAACATCCTGAGAGAGCTTTCCAGCAGAATGTTTGTGATATCCCATTGTGA
- the LOC114394246 gene encoding iron-sulfur cluster assembly protein 1-like, producing MLRVGAKRVLETTLFGVRVPARLYHERVVDHYDNPRNVGSFDKNDPSVGTGLVGAPACGDVMKLQIKVDDKTGKIVDARFKTFGCGSAIASSSVATEWVKGRQMEEVLTIKNTEIAKHLSLPPVKLHCSMLAEDAIKAAVKDYEAKRAKATASGEAATEEKPATA from the exons ATGCTGAGAGTGGGCGCAAAGAGGGTTTTGGAAACGACGTTGTTTGGGGTTAGGGTTCCGGCGAGGCTGTACCACGAGAGGGTTGTGGATCACTACGACAACCCCCGGAACGTTGGATCGTTTGACAAGAACGACCCGAGCGTGGGGACGGGTTTGGTGGGGGCCCCGGCGTGCGGCGATGTGATGAAGCTCCAGATTAAGGTCGACGACAAAACCGGAAAAATCGTCGATGCTCGATTCAAAACTTTCGGCTGTGGCTCCGCCATTGCTTCTTCCTCCGTCG CTACTGAGTGGGTGAAGGGAAGGCAAATGGAGGAAGTTCTGACTATAAAAAATAC TGAAATTGCAAAGCATCTTTCACTTCCACCAGTTAAGCTCCACTGCAGCATGCTTGCTGAAGATGCTATCAAAGCGGCCGTTAAAGACTATGAAGCTAAGCGTGCTAAGGCAACTGCTAGCGGAGAGGCAGCAACAGAAGAGAAGCCTGCCACTGCATGA
- the LOC114393824 gene encoding inositol-tetrakisphosphate 1-kinase 1-like → MSESEVAGQRYRVGYALQGKKVESFIQPSLLDHAKQHSIDLVQIDPTAPLQQQGPFHCIIHKLHTQHWKNLLQQFSSKHPNTVIIDPPELVDRLHNRVSMLDAVTHLQFSLENATIGVPKQVVVNEPKSFDLHKFEEEQGLRFPVIAKPLAADGGAGSHELCLVFDEEGLHALSVPMVLQEFVNHGGVVFKIYVAGQRVNCVKRKSLGDITEEKLKVLRGSLPFSRVSSLGVEDEGGGAVEDAEMPPQSLVGELARGLREALGLNLFNVDVIRDGKEPTRYLVIDINYFPGYAKLPSYEPFITDFLLDIVRSKTA, encoded by the coding sequence ATGTCCGAGTCGGAAGTAGCAGGTCAGAGGTACCGTGTGGGCTATGCTCTCCAAGGCAAGAAAGTCGAAAGCTTCATTCAACCCTCACTCCTCGATCACGCCAAACAACACAGCATCGATCTCGTCCAAATCGACCCCACCGCACCCTTACAACAACAAGGTCCTTTCCACTGCATCATTCACAAACTCCACACCCAACACTGGAAAAACCTCCTCCAACAATTCTCATCCAAACACCCAAACACCGTAATCATCGACCCTCCCGAGCTGGTGGATCGCCTGCACAACCGGGTTTCAATGCTCGACGCAGTGACCCACTTACAATTTTCCCTCGAAAACGCCACCATTGGGGTTCCAAAGCAAGTGGTTGTGAACGAACCCAAATCCTTCGATTTGCACAAATTCGAAGAAGAACAGGGCTTGCGGTTCCCGGTGATTGCGAAACCGCTGGCGGCTGACGGCGGCGCCGGCTCTCACGAACTGTGTTTGGTTTTCGACGAGGAGGGACTCCACGCGTTGAGCGTTCCCATGGTGCTGCAAGAGTTCGTGAATCACGGCGGGGTCGTGTTCAAGATTTACGTTGCTGGGCAGCGCGTGAATTGCGTAAAGCGCAAGTCTTTGGGTGACATAACGGAAGAGAAGCTGAAAGTGTTAAGGGGGTCGCTGCCGTTTTCTCGTGTGTCGAGTTTGGGGGTTGAAGACGAGGGTGGCGGCGCCGTTGAGGACGCTGAAATGCCTCCGCAGAGTTTGGTGGGTGAGTTGGCGAGGGGATTGAGGGAGGCATTGGGACTTAACCTTTTTAACGTTGATGTCATTAGAGATGGTAAGGAACCGACAAGGTACCTCGTTATTGATATCAATTACTTTCCCGGGTATGCGAAATTGCCCTCTTATGAGCCTTTTATCACCGATTTTTTGTTGGACATTGTACGCTCCAAGACTGCGTAG